Sequence from the Candidatus Margulisiibacteriota bacterium genome:
TTCTTTAAGCGCAGCCACCGTTGCTTCAAAATTCCCGACGGACTGGGTCGTTTGCGCCACTATCCCCATTTTTTCGCAAAAAGGCAGTGTCTCAACATCTTTTGGCCCTTCTACAACTATGGCGCTCTCCTGAGTCCAGCCCTTTATTCCTTTGACTTCGGTGTGGTCCCGGTCTCCGACTATGACGACCTGGGACCCATCTTCATAGAGCATTTTTGCTATCTGCTGCGCTTTTTTGACCCAGGGACAGGTGGTGTCAACTATTTCAAGCCCCATCTTTTTTGCATCCTCATAGGTCTTTGGCCCTACCCCATGGGCGGAAATTATCAGACCGACCCCTACGGGTATTTCACCTGCAGGGATTTCTGATAGATCCTTAATACTGTTTACGCCCATTTCTTCCAGTTTTTTTATGACATCCGAATTGTGGACGAGGTAACCGAGGATATAGGCTTTTTTGCCCTTTTTTGCGGTTTCAACGGCCTTTTCGTAGGCAAAGGCCACTCCCGTGCAAAACCCGCAGCACTGCGCTCTGACTATTTTCATTACTGGCAGGCCGGCATCCTTATGGTAAATGCCGTCCCTTCCCCCTCTTTGCTGTCAACCTCTATAAAGCCCCCGTGGGATTTAATTATACCGTGAACAACGGTCAATCCCAAGCCGGTCCCTCCGTATCTGCAGGTAAAGAACGGGTCAAAGATGTTCTTAAGGTCCTGTTTGCTGATACCGCAGCCGTTGTCCGATATCTTTATCTCGACCTGGTCCCGTCCTTCGGGACATATCCTTGAGAGTTCTATCTCCACCCTGCCTCCTTTTTCCACCGCGCTCTCAGCGTTCTGCAAAAGGTTTAGGAAGACCTGAAAAAGCTTCTGCATATCGGCGGAGATCTTCATTTTGCCTTTAGACTCTAAAGACAAACTGACGCCTTTGGCATCATACTGGGGCTTGACAAAATCCAGCGCTTCGCCCGCCAGCTCTTTGAGGTCAAAGGTTTCTATCTTAAGGTCCGAGGCTCTAACATAGCCGAGCATGCTGTCAATTATCCTGTCCATGCGGCCGATCTCTCTCGGGATTATTTTAAGATAATGGGATCTGTACTCCGGGTCGTCAAATTTTCTGCTCAGCAGCTGTGACAGGATCTTGATGGAAGAAAGAGGGTTCTTTATCTCGTGGGCCATGCCCGCGGCCATGGTCCCCAGGGCTTCAAGTTTTTCGGATCTTATCCTGCCGACATTATCGGACCTTGTAAAAACGGCCGTCACTCCCCTTGGCCGGCCCTTGTAATCCTTGAGCGCATAGGCAACGGCTATCCGGCAGGTCTTTTCTTTTTTTCCGGAAATGCTTATCCGTTTTTCCCGGGCTCCGCCGGGGCCAAGCGCTTCTTCTATAAAAGAGATGACTTCCGGATCACCGGAAAAGAAGGTTTTATATTTTTGCGGTTTTGGACCCGAGAGTTTTCTTCCGAAAAGCTCTTCGGCAGCGTCATTGTACGAAGTGATGAGACCGCTGCTGTCGATGGTTATCAATGCATCGGGCATATCGACAGTTTATCGTGCTTCTTTTGCCCGGATTTCACAAAAGGCCGCTTTTTCTGATCCTTTCGACAGCCTCTTTTATCCTGGCCTCGTCAGCGGTGATGCAAAACCTTACATATCCCCTGCCGCTGCCGCCGTAGCCGCTTCCCGGAACTACCAGCACGGCGCATTTGTCAAGAAGCGCGGCGCAGAACTGCTCGTCGGTATATCCTTTCGGCACGGGCACCCAGACATAAAAGGTGGCTTTTGTATACTCAAGCTTCCAGCCCATTGAGTTGAGCCCGTCAACAAGGGTTTTCATCCTTTTTTCGTACATCAGGTTGGTATTTTCGGTAAAACCGCCGGACCCGTCGAGCGCTTCGATAGCGGCCCTCTGAATAGCCTTAAAAGCGCCTGAATCTATATTGGTCTTTACGACAGCAAGGGCTTTCAGCGCCTCTTTGCTGCCCACAGCCATGCCTATTCTCCAGCCGGTCATGTTGAAGGTCTTAGAAAGCGAATGGAACTCGACCGCAACATCCTTTGCCCCGGGGATCTCAAGAATGCTCTGTCCCCTGTAGCCGCCAAAGGTTACTTCGGAATAGGCCAGGTCCGAGCAAAGCACGATGTCGTTATCCTTGCAGAAATTAACGGCATTCGTTAAGAACTCGGGAGTTGCCACTGCGGAGGTCGGGTTGTTGGGATAATTGATGAACATCACTTTTGCCTTTTTGGCGGTCTCTTTTGGGATGGAAGAAAGGTCAGGCATAAAACCGTTCTCTTTTGTAAGCGGCATAAAATACGGCTCTCCCTGCGCAAGCAGCGTGCACATCTTATATACAGGATAAGAGGGGTCCGGAATAAGAGAGATATCGCCCGGATCAAGGAGGGCAAAGAGCATGTGGGCTATCCCTTCTTTGGATCCGATCAGGGACATGACCTGCGTTTCAGGGTCAAGCTCAACGCCGAACCTCTTTTTGTACCAGTCTGAAACAGCCTTTCTGAATTCTTTTGTTCCCTCATAGGGAGGATAATTGTGGGTAGCAGGGTCATCTAGGGCTTTTTTCATTGCGTCTATAATGTATTTAGGCGTCGGCTGGTCCGGGTCCCCGATAGAGAGATCTATGATATCCGCCCCTTTGGCCAGAGCGCTTGCTTTCTTCTTATCTATCTCGGCAAACAGGTATTTTGGTATCTTTGAGATCCTTTGGGTGTGCTTCACTCTAAGCCCCTCCGGTTAAATTATACCTGAAATCAGCACTAAAATGACACGATACATTTGTAGCGGTCCAAAATCAGAAAAAGGAGAAGAATAATGGGTTTTCCTGCGGGATTGGCAGTTGCAGGGCTGTTCAGCGCTGGAGGTTCTATGCTTTCACAGGGAAAAAGACGAAGACATGTTAAAGAATTAGAGACAAAGCTGGAAAATGCCGGCAATGATCCCTATAAATACTCGCTGACAAGGCATGAATTGGACCAGGCAAGGCTTTCGATGGCCGCCGGTTCCCCAAGGTCAAAACTGCTTCATATTCTTACTCTTGGGCTAAGCACCACCCTGGGCAACAACACGCTTAAAGCAGAAGAAAACAAAATAGGCGCAGAAGTGCTCGCCCTGGCCTCCCCCGACCTGACCGATAAAGGCTCCATGTATTATCTGCTGTTCAAGGCAATGGATCCCGGAACAAGCCTGCGGGTAAGGACAGATGTAGCCGTGTTTCTGGCAGGCAGACCTCAACAGACAAAAGATGAATTGATCGATCTGTTGACCGCCGGCAAAAAAAGCTCCGGCATGGATCATAATTTCTATCTGGAATTGGACCGCCTCGGCAACAGCCGCCTCGCGGTCGGGAAAAGACAATTCCAAAACGCCAGAGAGTTTATGCTTTCATGCCTTAGAGGAGAACAGAGCTCTGATGCTGCGGCCAATACTAAAGCAGCCGCTCCCGCAACGCCGGCCGCCGGCAAAGAACCGGCAGTTTTGAGAAAACCACTGAGGCGCTCAGCAACCGCTCATGTGCCGCAGCCTGAAAGGGTTGGAGGCTTTAAGGGCACATCCAGCTGGTTCAGGGCCATTTATTAAAGCTTTTTGGCGCCGATATAGACCGCCGCACAGGCACTGAGAAGCAAATAGTTGTAGATAAAATCCTCTGCCGGTATCGTAAAGAACCTGATGTTTGAGATATGAAGTGAGCTGTAGGATACTACCGGCAAAGCGGTCAAAATTGAATTAAAGACCAGGAAAAGCCCAAAACAGATGATCAGATAGCCCCAATAATTCCTTGACCGTAAGATATCCGGAAAAAACCTTTCAGCGGCCAAAATAAATGCAGCCGTAAGTTCGACCACTAGCACTGTATAGAGCCTGCTGGGAAAAGCCAGGGCAAAAAGCAGAAGCGCCGCAACAACAGCATAGATCCACCTTCTATTGATGTTAATGACCTTGTCCCCGATAAAAACCTCCAGACACTCCAAAATAAAAAGGCAGCTGAACGGGACCGCGACAAAAAATAGGGCCTCTTCCAGCGGCAGCCCCGCAAGCTTGAAACCGCTTATATAGGCCGGATTAAAGGACCAAACGCCGATCTTTGTAAATATGATATCCCACAGCACAAAAGGAATGCCGACCGCTAAAATTGAAAGAAAGACCGCTTTGTACCTTTTTCGGTATCTGACAGGTGCAAGATCGCCGAACAAAAGCGGAAAACTTACGATCAACAGGTCCAGCGCAAGATATAAACTCATTTCTTCTTTCCTCCATGAATAATAATATTTTTCAGCGCACAGAGCAGTATCTTTGTGCGGGAGGGTTTGACCTTTTTCGAAAAAACAATGAGAGGGTCTTTTTTTATCTGATGTGCCGTCCAGTCATACATGTCCGAGGCTGTCTTTACGGGAACCAGATATCTTTTTGGCAGGAATCTGAACCCGGCAGAGGCATCTTCCATCCATGTCCCATACCTTTTGATCTGAAGTGCGATCAGATCTCTAAAGGCATCTTTTGAGGCCGAAGCGCTGCAAAAGTCTTTGGCGCTCAAGCCAAAGCGATCGATCTCGTCCTGCGGCAGATAAATCCTTCCAAGCGCAAGGTCTTCTTTTATATCCCTTATAAAATTGATAAGCTGCATAGCCTTTCCAAGTTGTCTGGCACAGTTGTCCGCCTCTTTGGGAAGATCCATTATCCTTGCCATCATAAGCCCGATCACTTCCGCGGACCCGTAGATATACTCTTCCAGCTCTTTGATGTCGCGATAGGAAGTTTTGACAAGGTCTTTTTCCATGGAGGACAAAAAAGCGGCGGCCCAGGCCGGCTCAAAACCTTTTTCTCGGGAAAGCCGGACAAATCCTCCTATAACGCTGTTCCTGCTTTTTTGATTGCTAGCGGCTTTTTCGTATTCCTTCTTGAAAGAATAAAAGCCTTCCTTATCCTGAGGAACGCTGTCAACAAGATCATCTGCCGTCCTTACAAAAGCATACAGTTTAAAGACATCCTCTCTGGCCTTTTGCGGAAAGAACATGGATGAAAAGTAGTAGGTCGTGCTGCCGGAGCGGAATATCTTATCAAGAACTTTGTCCGGCATATTTTTCTTTTATGGAAGAAGCACAGATCTGCGCGCTTATGAGGACCATCGGGACCCCTATCCCGGGATGGTTGTAGGCCCCGCAATAATAAAGGCCGTCCGCTTTTTTACTCTTTCTGGCAGGCCTGAAAACTGCCGTCTGAAAAAGGGTGTGGGAAAGCCCCAGAGATGTTCCCTTGTATGAGTTATATTCCCTGATAAAATCGTTATGGGCAAAATCTCTTTTCACTATGATCGAGTCCTTTATGCTATCTCCGCACAGCTTTTCCAGGTGAGCTATGGTCTTATTAAAGTACTTTTCCCTTATCTGCGGCAGGTCCTCTATTCCCGCTGCAACGGGAACAAGGACAAAAAGGTTTTCGCAGCCTTCGGGAGCCACGGACGGGTCGGTTTTTGACGGACAGCTCACATAAAAAGATGGGTTGTCAGGCCACTGCGGCCGTTTAAAAATTGTGTCAAAATGCTCGCTCCATTTTTCATCAAGGTACAGGTTGTGATGCTGCAGTCCTTTTATCCTCTTGTTGAGCCCCAGGTATATAAGGTAAGCCGAGGGCCCCATCTTTCTGCTTTCCCAGTAGCGCCTGCCGAAAGAGCGCCATTCTTTATCAAGCAGTTTTGACTCGGCATGCTCGTAATCGGCATTAACGACAACCAGGTCGCACGGATAGCTGCCCAGGTCCGTTTCTACTCCGCAGACCCTGCCGCCGGACACTTTTATCTTCTTCACCTCTTCACTAAGCCTGATCTCTACCCCGTTTTCCGAAGCGACTTTTTCAAGCGCCTCCGTGATACGGCCCATTCCGCCCATGGGGTACCAGACACCGAGACCAAAGTCGACATGGCTCATTATCGAATAAAGAGCAGGGGTATTGTCGGGAGATCCTCCCAGAAAGACCATAGTGTACTCGAGGACCTTGCGCAGTTTGTCGCTCTTAAAATACCTTCGCGCGAATTTATCCACGCTTTCAAAAATATGGAGCCTGAGCCCCTGTGTTATCAGGCGCAGGTCAAAAAAGTCCATAACGGAAGAAAAATCCCTGTACAGGAATTCCTTCATGGCTATGTCATACTGGTATTTTGCCGCTTCAAGATAGCGGCGCAGCTTTTTAGCAGATCCGGGCTCGATACCTTCAAAAACCTTTTCTATTCCATCCATGGATGAGGGTATATCAATTGGAGCAGAGTCCCCGAAAAAGACCCTGTAATTGGGGTCGAGACGCTTTAACTCGAAGAGGTCGCTGATCTTTTTTCCAAAAATAGAGAAATAGTTCTCGAACACTTCCGGCATTAGGTACCAGGAAGGCCCCATGTCATAGACAAAACCTTTTTCCCTCCATACCTGCGCTCTGCCGCCGGCTTGGGAGTTCTTTTCTATTACTGTTACCGAAAATCCGTCCCTGGCAAGCAGGTTGGCAACGGCAAGGCCGCCAAATCCGGCGCCGATAACTATGATCTTTTTTTTGTTCAAGATACTGACCTTAAAACGCCTTCGAACACTTTTTCCGCCGGACCTCTCATAATAATGTGCTTGTCCTGTTCCCATTCTATTTCCAGGTCGCCTCCGGGCAGATGAACAGCTACCTTTCTGTCGGCAAGCCCGTTAAGGATAGCCGCGGCAACCGCCGCGCAGGCCCCGGTCCCGCAGGCAAGGGTCTGTCCCGCTCCTCTTTCCCATACCTTGAGGTCCATTTCGCTGCGGCTTATGACCCTGGCAAATTCCACATTGGTCCTGTCGGGGAACTGAGGAAGGTTTTCTATGACCGGCCCGATCTGCGCAAGATCTACCGCCTTTAGGTCATCCACAAAGATGACGCAATGCGGGTTCCCCATAGAGATCTTGTTGATCTTATAGGAAGCCCCCTCAACCTTGAGAGTTTCGTTAAGAGCCTCTTCTTTGGGGACACCCATATCAACTTCTACGCCGATGAATTTGCCGTCATCCTCAATGATCGCCGGAATAATTATCCCCGCCAATGTCTCAACGGAAATGATGTCGGACCGCTCAAGTGCGGCAACGGGGGGATCGGGTACGGGCAGGACTTCGGCGAGCTCAGTCGAGTCGCGGCTGCCTGCCCCTTCAGGCCCATCCGCACCTATTTTATTCTCCCAAGTATATCTGGCAAAACACCTGATCCCGTTGCCGCACATCTCGGCCTCGGAACCGTCGGAATTGATTATCCGCATCCTGTAATCGGCCTTTTCGGAAGGCAGGGCCAGGATAAGACCGTCGGCGCCTATCCCGAAATGTCGGTCGCAGATGCGGCGTGCGAGCAGCGGCAGATCGCGACCAGCCCTTACAATATCCGGATATTGTATCCCGTCAATGATCACAAAATCATTGCCGGCGCCCTGCATTTTTACGAACGGTATGTCGCGCATGTTGTCTCCGATTCCCAGACCGAGGTCCTGTCCATCTGGACACCGGCCCCCGGCAGGCCTTTGAGCCTTGAACTGTACTCATTATATATTCTTTTTGCCAGGTTTTCTGCTGTGGGATTTTCGGCCCCAAAAGGTGCGGTCTCATTTAGGTTTTTGTGATCAAAAGCCTGCAGGATATCCTTAAGAATTTTTTTTGCTTCTTTAAAGTCGAACAGCATCCCGACGCTGCCAAGTTCTACTCCCTTTAAAAATACCTGCACTTTCCAGGTATGCCCGTGAAGATTTTCGCAGGGACCTTCATAGCCGACCAGTTGATGGGCCGCCGCAAACTTGTCTTCCACCATCAGTTCGAACATAGCTACACCTGCTTTCTTCCGGCCCTGCCAAGGCTGACCTGCCTTACATTTAAGAGCGGCCTTCCAAGGAGCTTTGACCCGATATCCGAAAAGACCGCCGTTTGCCCGCTCACAAAGAACTGGTAATTGGGTTTTGCGGAAGACCCGGGCCGCTGGCTCAGCAGCCCGCGCTCCTTGAGCAGTTTTTTCACCTCTACAACGGCTTGTTCCGCAGGATCAACGAACTTGATCTTTATCCCTGTGATCTGTCTAAGGACCTTTGTAAGGTGCGGATAATGAGTGCAGCCCAGTATAAGAGTGTCTATCCCTGCTTTCATAAGCGGCTTAAGGTACTGGGCAGCCACCTTTTTGGTCTCTTCCGCTTCAAAAAATCCGCCCTCTACCAGCGGCACAAAAAGCGGGCAGGCGGCCGCAAAAACCTGGGAATCCCTGCTTAATTTTTTTATTGCGCGCTGGTAAGCCCCCGAATCCACTGTGGCCTGCGTAGCGATCAGGCCTATCTTACCTGTTTCGGTAGCCGATACCGCAGACCTTGCGCCGGGTTCTATCAAGGATACTATGGGAACTTTGTAGCGGTCCTTTACCAGGGGATAGGCAACTGCAGAAGAGGTGCCGCATGCCATTATCACGAGTTTTGCCCCCGCCTGAACAAGAAAGCTTATTATCTCCTGATTGAATTTGACTATCTCCTGCGGCAAGCGCCCTCCATAGGGAACCCTTGCAGTATCGCCGAAATAG
This genomic interval carries:
- the ispH gene encoding 4-hydroxy-3-methylbut-2-enyl diphosphate reductase — its product is MKIVRAQCCGFCTGVAFAYEKAVETAKKGKKAYILGYLVHNSDVIKKLEEMGVNSIKDLSEIPAGEIPVGVGLIISAHGVGPKTYEDAKKMGLEIVDTTCPWVKKAQQIAKMLYEDGSQVVIVGDRDHTEVKGIKGWTQESAIVVEGPKDVETLPFCEKMGIVAQTTQSVGNFEATVAALKEKSGTVRVENTICSATEKRQEAAIELARQADLMIVIGDVRSANTNRLRELCLGQGVETHMIHSADEIKTGWLENKKTVGITAGASTPEWVIKEIVDRLEG
- a CDS encoding ATP-binding protein; this encodes MPDALITIDSSGLITSYNDAAEELFGRKLSGPKPQKYKTFFSGDPEVISFIEEALGPGGAREKRISISGKKEKTCRIAVAYALKDYKGRPRGVTAVFTRSDNVGRIRSEKLEALGTMAAGMAHEIKNPLSSIKILSQLLSRKFDDPEYRSHYLKIIPREIGRMDRIIDSMLGYVRASDLKIETFDLKELAGEALDFVKPQYDAKGVSLSLESKGKMKISADMQKLFQVFLNLLQNAESAVEKGGRVEIELSRICPEGRDQVEIKISDNGCGISKQDLKNIFDPFFTCRYGGTGLGLTVVHGIIKSHGGFIEVDSKEGEGTAFTIRMPACQ
- a CDS encoding LL-diaminopimelate aminotransferase; its protein translation is MKHTQRISKIPKYLFAEIDKKKASALAKGADIIDLSIGDPDQPTPKYIIDAMKKALDDPATHNYPPYEGTKEFRKAVSDWYKKRFGVELDPETQVMSLIGSKEGIAHMLFALLDPGDISLIPDPSYPVYKMCTLLAQGEPYFMPLTKENGFMPDLSSIPKETAKKAKVMFINYPNNPTSAVATPEFLTNAVNFCKDNDIVLCSDLAYSEVTFGGYRGQSILEIPGAKDVAVEFHSLSKTFNMTGWRIGMAVGSKEALKALAVVKTNIDSGAFKAIQRAAIEALDGSGGFTENTNLMYEKRMKTLVDGLNSMGWKLEYTKATFYVWVPVPKGYTDEQFCAALLDKCAVLVVPGSGYGGSGRGYVRFCITADEARIKEAVERIRKSGLL
- a CDS encoding lycopene cyclase domain-containing protein, with protein sequence MSLYLALDLLIVSFPLLFGDLAPVRYRKRYKAVFLSILAVGIPFVLWDIIFTKIGVWSFNPAYISGFKLAGLPLEEALFFVAVPFSCLFILECLEVFIGDKVININRRWIYAVVAALLLFALAFPSRLYTVLVVELTAAFILAAERFFPDILRSRNYWGYLIICFGLFLVFNSILTALPVVSYSSLHISNIRFFTIPAEDFIYNYLLLSACAAVYIGAKKL
- a CDS encoding phytoene/squalene synthase family protein — protein: MPDKVLDKIFRSGSTTYYFSSMFFPQKAREDVFKLYAFVRTADDLVDSVPQDKEGFYSFKKEYEKAASNQKSRNSVIGGFVRLSREKGFEPAWAAAFLSSMEKDLVKTSYRDIKELEEYIYGSAEVIGLMMARIMDLPKEADNCARQLGKAMQLINFIRDIKEDLALGRIYLPQDEIDRFGLSAKDFCSASASKDAFRDLIALQIKRYGTWMEDASAGFRFLPKRYLVPVKTASDMYDWTAHQIKKDPLIVFSKKVKPSRTKILLCALKNIIIHGGKKK
- the crtI gene encoding phytoene desaturase family protein, producing MNKKKIIVIGAGFGGLAVANLLARDGFSVTVIEKNSQAGGRAQVWREKGFVYDMGPSWYLMPEVFENYFSIFGKKISDLFELKRLDPNYRVFFGDSAPIDIPSSMDGIEKVFEGIEPGSAKKLRRYLEAAKYQYDIAMKEFLYRDFSSVMDFFDLRLITQGLRLHIFESVDKFARRYFKSDKLRKVLEYTMVFLGGSPDNTPALYSIMSHVDFGLGVWYPMGGMGRITEALEKVASENGVEIRLSEEVKKIKVSGGRVCGVETDLGSYPCDLVVVNADYEHAESKLLDKEWRSFGRRYWESRKMGPSAYLIYLGLNKRIKGLQHHNLYLDEKWSEHFDTIFKRPQWPDNPSFYVSCPSKTDPSVAPEGCENLFVLVPVAAGIEDLPQIREKYFNKTIAHLEKLCGDSIKDSIIVKRDFAHNDFIREYNSYKGTSLGLSHTLFQTAVFRPARKSKKADGLYYCGAYNHPGIGVPMVLISAQICASSIKEKYAGQSS
- the dapF gene encoding diaminopimelate epimerase — its product is MPFVKMQGAGNDFVIIDGIQYPDIVRAGRDLPLLARRICDRHFGIGADGLILALPSEKADYRMRIINSDGSEAEMCGNGIRCFARYTWENKIGADGPEGAGSRDSTELAEVLPVPDPPVAALERSDIISVETLAGIIIPAIIEDDGKFIGVEVDMGVPKEEALNETLKVEGASYKINKISMGNPHCVIFVDDLKAVDLAQIGPVIENLPQFPDRTNVEFARVISRSEMDLKVWERGAGQTLACGTGACAAVAAAILNGLADRKVAVHLPGGDLEIEWEQDKHIIMRGPAEKVFEGVLRSVS
- the queD gene encoding 6-carboxytetrahydropterin synthase QueD; translated protein: MFELMVEDKFAAAHQLVGYEGPCENLHGHTWKVQVFLKGVELGSVGMLFDFKEAKKILKDILQAFDHKNLNETAPFGAENPTAENLAKRIYNEYSSRLKGLPGAGVQMDRTSVWESETTCATYRS
- the murI gene encoding glutamate racemase, producing MSEVTPPRSVASERIVPKASEGASAHKVSPASPIAMFDSGVGGLSVFKEAIKQLPGEDMIYFGDTARVPYGGRLPQEIVKFNQEIISFLVQAGAKLVIMACGTSSAVAYPLVKDRYKVPIVSLIEPGARSAVSATETGKIGLIATQATVDSGAYQRAIKKLSRDSQVFAAACPLFVPLVEGGFFEAEETKKVAAQYLKPLMKAGIDTLILGCTHYPHLTKVLRQITGIKIKFVDPAEQAVVEVKKLLKERGLLSQRPGSSAKPNYQFFVSGQTAVFSDIGSKLLGRPLLNVRQVSLGRAGRKQV